The stretch of DNA GTAGAGCTTAGAAGGTAGAGCTTAGAAGTTAGGAAATGGTTTAAACAGCGACAAAGCCCTTGAATAGCAGCTGGTGGAACCCGCTTTTCAACTGTCTGCTATGCACGATGAGCAACCCACCACTCGTTTATGGTATAATTTCCTCGGTAATTTATTAGACTTCCATAGAGCCCATGCGACTTCACGAGTACCAATCCAAAGAAATTTTCTCTGAACACAACATCCCCATACCCCAGGGGCGGCTGGCTGCCACTCCTGAAGAAGCCCGGCTGGTCGCCGATGAACTTCACGGCCCGGTTGTGCTGAAAGCCCAGGTACTGGTGGGCGGACGCGGCAGAGCCGGCGGCATCAGCCTGGTCAACTCGTCGGACGATGCGGAAGAAGAGGCTTCCAGAATCCTGGGTGCGCGCATCAAAGGCATCCCTGTGGGGCGACTGCTGGTGGAAGAAGCGATCAACATCCAGCAGGAGCTGTACTTGGGGATGACTGTCGACCGTGAACGCGGAGAAACTCTGGTGATTGCCAGCGCCGAGGGTGGAGTCAACATTGAACAGGTGGCGCAGGCATCTCCCGAGAAGATCGCCCGGTTGGGGGTCAACCCCCTGTTGGGATTGCGCGAGTTCCAGGCGCGCAACCTGGCAGCCGAGATCGAATTGCCGCGATCGCTCTGGCGAGCCTTTATGACCCTGGCGCTGAATCTGTATAAAGCCTACCAGGATCTGGACGCGACCCTGGCCGAGATCAATCCCCTGGTCATCACCAGTGAGGGGCGCCTGGTGGCGCTGGATGGCAAGATCATCATCGATGATAACGCGCTGTTTCGACATCCCGCCTTTTTTGATAAGCGGGATACTTCCGCCGAGGCGCCTGAAGTGGCTGAGGCGCGCAAATTCGGTCTGTCTTATATCAAGATGGACGGCGACATTGGCTGTATGGTCAACGGCGCCGGGTTGGCGATGGCGACCATGGACATTATCCAGTTTAAGGGCGGGAAAGCAGCGAACTTCCTGGATATCGGCGGCGGCGCCAGTGCAGAAAAGGTGACCGCAGCTATGCGCATTCTGCTGGCAGACCCCCAGGTGAAGGCGGTGCTGGTCAACATTTTCGGCGGCATCACTCGCTGTGACGAGGTCGCCCACGGCATTCGCATCGCACGGGAGGAGATCGAAACGCAGGTGCCGTTTGTGATCCGCCTGGCGGGGACCAACGCGGTCGAGGGAGCCCGCATCCTGGCGGATGCCAACCTGGAGACCGCGCACACCCTCAGCGAGGCGGCTGAGATCGCGATTGCACTGGCGGAGAGGGAGACGGCATGAGCATTTTGGTGAATGGCAACACACGCCTGGTGGTGCAGGGCATTACCGGGCACGAAGGCCACTTCCATGCCCAGGCGATGCTGGATTACGGCACGAATATCGTCGCCGGGGTGACCCCCGGCAAGGGCGGCGAATGGGTGCTGGGCGGCAAGGTGCCCGTGTTCGACTCGGTGCACACCGCGGTGGAGATGACCGGCGCCAACACCAGCGTGATTTTTGTGCCGGCGCGGGCGGCTGCGGATTCCATCCTGGAGGCGGCGGATGCTGGCATTGAGCTGATCGTGTGCATCACCGAGGGCGTGCCGGTGAAAGAGATGCTGACGGTCAAGCACATGCTGACGCGCCAGAACGCAATTCTGCTGGGTCCCAATACACCGGGAATCATCTCACCGCCCGATACGCGTGTGGGCATCATCCCCGGAGAGATCACTTTTGCGGGGAATGTGGGCGTGGTGTCGCGATCGGGCACGCTGACCTACGAGGTGATGCACGCACTGATGATGGCGGGGATCGGCACCAGCAGTTGTGTGGGCGTGGGGGGCGACCCGATCATCGGGGCGAATTTTGTGGACATCCTCTCGTATTTTGAGGGGGATTCGGCGACCGAAACCGTGGTGCTGATCGGCGAGATCGGCGGCCGCGACGAGGAGCGGGCTGCCGAGTATATCGCCGAAGCGATGACCAAGCCGGTGGTGGGTTTTATTGCCGGCCTGGCTGCGCCCGAGGAGACGCGCATGGGGCACGCCGGGGCGATCGTGGAGGGGGGCGTGGGCAGCGCCAGGGACAAGGTGGCTGCGCTGGAGGCGGCTGGCGTGCGCATCGCGCGCACCCCGGAGGAGATCCCCGGGTTGGTGCGGGGGAGGTAGCAGGTCCGGCTCGCTGCGTTCAGCCCCTTTCGCTTCGCTACAGGGGATCCGCTGTACTTCAGGGACGTTGAAGGGGACGGGGGGGTGAGGGTATTCGTTCCAAAAAAAAACGAACCGAAACGAATAAAGGAATGTCTTAGCTTTCATCAGACCTCTTCTTTTTTAATATTCTTTCATGGCGCGGGTAAGCTGCGTGAAAAAGACGCTGGCTAGCATATGGTCGGTTTGCAGCAGGCTCGCCAAACGCAGCATGGTTTTGCTGACCACAGCCAGGTGCTGGCTGCACACCGATGTATGCAGCATAGCGCTGAGGCGGTTTGTGACAGCTTCAGCTTGGCTGCCGGTATGGGACCCGGCTGGGATGCTTTGGCAGAGGCGTTTGGCGGTGCCGACAATTAAAAAGCTCCTTTCGGTGTGGATGCGATTAAAGATAGAACATAAGTTCTAATTTTAATGAAAGTATAGCATTAAAGGTGGGGGATTTCAATACGTAAAAAGCGGCAAATAACGACCTCTTTTTGCCGCAAGCGGCATGTTGGCTGACAGGTGATCCTACTTGCTTCACTCTACCCCTTTCGCTTCGCTACAGGGGTTCCGCTGCGCTTCAGGGACGTTGAAGGGGACGGGGGGGTGAGGGAAGGGAATTTGATTTTCGATTATAATCAAACTACAGCCTTAAGCGGGAGGTATCAACACAATTATGGTCAGCAATTTTATCACGAATGATGGTGGAAAAGACCTTCGGACCCGCCTTTTAGAACTGGTGGAAAACAGCGAAGAGATGAAATTCCTGGTGGGTTTTTTCTATTTTTCGGGGATGCGTGAGCTTTATGAAGGACTGCGCAAGCACCCGACTTCAATTTTAAAAATCCTGGTCGGTATGAATGTTGACCAGCTTAATTTCAGGTTAATTGAATATGGTGAATACAACCCTGCCCAATCCGATGCTGAGAAAACGGATCAATTCCTTGATAATGTGCGTCTTTCACTGCGCGATGATCAATTTGATTCTCAGGAATTTTACGAGCAAATTTCCTTTTTCATCGAAATGATCAGAGATGGTCGGCTGATTATTCGCAAAACCCGTCAGCCCAATCACGCTAAAATCTACTTCTTTATTGATCAAGAAAGCGTGTTTGCCAACAAGCTGTTTATCACAGGCTCCAGTAACCTGACCAAACCTGCTCTGACCACCCAGGCTGAATTCAACGTCCAAATTCGTGATTACGGCATTGATGAAACCGAAGCCTACTTTGACGCACTGTGGGATGACGCCATCAAAATTACGGAAGATGATGTGATCAGACAAAGAATGATCAGAGTGATCGAAAAGGGCACCATGGTGCGCCAGGTCACGCCTTTTGAAGCGTACGCGCTGACCTTAAAGACCTATTTGGATAGCTATCAACAAAAAGAGATTGGTGATTACCTGATCCACCTGCTGAAAAAGAATGGCTATGTGCCGTATCAATACCAGTTAGATGCGGTGCGCCAGGCGCTTTCGATCATTGAGAGCCAGGGCGGTGTGGTGGTGGCGGACGTTGTGGGATTGGGTAAAACGATTATCGCCTGTGCGATTGCCCGGCAGTTGGGAAAACGCGGGGTAGTGATCTGTCCGCCAGGTTTGATGGGTGATCACAACAAGACCAGTGGATGGCGCATGTACCTGGAGCAATTTGAGCTCCCACAATGGGAGGTGCGTTCGGTGGGTGATCTTGAGAAAACAGCCGAGTTTGTTCAACGCGTGAAAGACATCGAGGTGGTAATCATTGACGAGGTGCACCGTTTTCGCAACCAGGACACCCAAAGCTATGAGCTGCTGAAAAACATCTGCCGGGATAAGATCGTCATTCTTCTAACAGCAACGCCATTCAATAACCGCCCGGGCGATATCCTTGCGCTGCTGAAATTGTTCATCGTCCCTAAAAAGTCAACCCTTACCCTGGAGAGCAATTTACTGGAAAAATTCAGGGCATACAAAAGCACCTTTGACCGCCTGTCTTATATCAAAAAGAACTACAACTCGCCCATCGCTGATAACCGAGCAAAAGCAGAAGGGTATTATGAAGCGCTGTTTGGCGAAAGCGGGATTGATCTGACAAAGGTCACCGCACGTTCAAGGTACCTGGCAGCCGAGATTCGCCATGTAATCCAGCCCGTTACCATTCGCAGGAACCGGCTTGACCTGCAAAATAACCCCTTTTATGCGGGTGAGGTTAAAGACCTTTCCAAAATTGCTGACCCTGAAGAATGGTTTTTCGAACTAACCCCTGAGCAATCTGCGTTTTACGATCAGATCATCACCCGATACTTTGGGTTGCCCGAAGAAGGCGGGGAATTTAAAGGTGCGATTTACCAGCCCTTTATTTATGAAACTGCCAAGACAGAAGATTTTACCGAAAAAGAAAATTTTGAGATGCAACAACAGCGCAACCTGTTTGACTTTATGCGCCGTTTGATGGTTAAACGCTTCGAGAGTTCCTTTGGCGCTTTTGAACAATCGATAAGACGCTTCAAGCGCATCAATGAGAACGCGCTCACTTTCATAAAAACATCGAAAAAATACATTTTAGACCGTTCACTGATGGAGAAGATTTATGACGAGGATGAAGAAACCATCGAGGCTTATCTTGAGGAATATGAAGCTAATTTGCTAAAAGGCACCTACCCGAAGAACCACCGCGTATATGATTTGAATAAATTCAGCTTTGCGGATGCATTTATTGAAGACATTAAGTCCGATTTAGCGATGTTTGACCATATCCTCAGCCAGCTTGAGGCAATGGATCTGGTGGCGGAGGACCCTAAAGCAGGCTGCTTGATTGAAAATATAACCCGGGTTTTAAATACATCACCCAAACACGGTGAGCCCAAGCGTAAGGTTGTTATCTTTTCGGAATATGCCGATACCGTCAGCCACCTCAAAGAAGCCTTGGGTGTGCCCTTTGGCGAACGCTTGCTGGTGGTCAGCGGGAACCTCACAGGCGCGATGAATGAAAAAATTGCAGCAAATTTTGACGCCTCACACCTGCACCCCGTGGATGATTTTGATATCTTGTTATCGACCGACCGCATCTCTGAGGGGTACAACCTCAACCGGGCGGGCATGGTGATCAACTACGATATCCCCTGGAACCCGGTGCGAGTCATCCAACGCGTGGGGCGCATCAACCGCATCAGCAAGAAGGTGTTTGATGAATTGTTCATCGTCAACTTCTTCCCTACTGAAAAAGGGTCAACGCTGGTTAAATCGCGCGAGATTGCGACCAATAAGATGTTTCTGATACACGAGGTGCTGGGCGAGGACGCCAAGATTTTCGATGTGGATGAAAGCCCTTCAGCCGCAGCCCTGTTTGACCGTATTCGCCAGAACCCCGACGAAATGGAAGCCGAATCCTTCTACACCACCATGCTCAAGCGCTATATGGAAATTGAAAAGAATCACCCCGACCTGGTAGAGGCGCTGCACGATTTCCCGCCGCGGGTGAAGGTTGCCAAGGCGGGTAAAACAGATGAGCTGCTGGTGTTCTTTTTGAAAGGCAGGCTGTATATCCAGGCGATTAATGATGGGTTTGGAGAGGGTGCTGAGCCATATGCACTGACCTTCGAAGATGCCCTGCCAAAGATCGAATGCACCATAGATGAGGAAGGTTTGGACTTGAGTGCAGATTTCTGGGAGAAGTATCTGGCTGCCCGGCAGGTGAAAGAACCGCGAGAACAACCCCTCAGTCCGCAGAGCATTGAGAAAAAGGCGATCAACAATTTGAAGACCTTGCTGCAAAGGGATTATGAGCAGTTAAAACCCTATCGGGAGTTCGTGACCACGCTGCTGGAGGATATCCTGGATTATGGCACGCTACCGGACTTTACCCTGCGGCGGATTAGCAACCTGAACACAACCAACGCCAGACAGCTCAACGCACTTGAAAAAGACCTGAAGCAGCTGCTGGGTGAGCTGGGTGAAAATTACCTGAAAGCGGTTAAGGCAGACCGTGACCAACTTCGACCAAATATTATTATTGCGATTGAGAATCAAAAGCCATGACTTCAAAAATCTTAAATGACCTTATCCAAGATGTTAATCACGACACGTTAACACGTTTTTTTCAAGACCGCTCTTCGCTGTTTCGAGCAGACAAAGCATCGCTGAAAGAATATGAGACCGATCAGTTTAAGGAGGGCACAAAGCTGGGAGAGCTCCCCTTTGGGCTGATTGACCATATCATAGTGTGCTGTTTTAAAGTCACACGAGAGCTTTCGGAGCGCAGTGGAAAAAAAGCACAGTATGAGCTGGCAAAAAAAGTTATTCGTGATCTGAGTATGGACGCGGGCATTTTTGTGTTCATTGGAGAGAACGGGGCTTTTCGCTTTTCGCTGGTATATGCCAGTTACCTGGGCACAAAAGTTGATTATTCCAACTTTCGCCGCTTTACCTATTATGTCAGTCCTCAGTTGACCAATAAAACCTTCCGCCAGCGGATTGGCGAAGGTGACTTTTCATCGCTGGAGAGCATCAAAGAAGCCTTCTCAGTGGAAAAGGTGACCAAGGAGTTTTACCAGAAGATTTCCTACTGGTATTTTTGGGCTTGCCAGCAGTGTCAGTTCCCAAAAGATGCAGAAGCTGAAGAAAACGGGCGCCAGGTGGCGGTGATTCGCCTGATCACACGCATGATTTTCATCTGGTTCATGCGTGAGATGAAACTGGTGCCCAACAACTTGTTTGAAAAAAGCTTCTTCAAAGCGGCACTAAAAAATCACGACGATGCAAATTCAACCTATTACATGGCGATTTTGCAGAACCTGTTCTTTGCGACGCTGAATACCAAGCCTGAAGAGCGTAACTTTCGCAGTCCAGTTCGGGGAGCTAAGGGCATCAACCCTGACTTTGGCAATCAGTATAAGTATCGCTACCAGGATTTATTCCATGCGCCAGACCAGCTTACCAATTATTTTGGCGAGATTCCCTTCCTCAACGGCGGGTTGTTTGACTGCCTGGACGATAAACCGCAGGGCAGGTATGTGGATGGCTTTACAGAGACCAAAAAATTTCAACCGCGGGTACCAAATGTGTTATTCTTTTCACCGGAGAGAACTGTTGACATTAACGCCGAGCTGGGTACTACCAACCGAACCTATCGGGTGGAGGGGTTGATCAATATCCTCTCCACTTACAACTTCACCATCGATGAAAACACGCTGGATGACCAGGATGTGGCGCTGGACCCCGAACTGCTGGGCAAGGTGTTTGAGAACTTGCTGGCGAGCTTCAACCCGGAGACCTCCACGACAGCGCGTAAAGCCACGGGCAGCTACTATACGCCGCGTGAAATTGTTGATTATATGGTTGAGGAATCCCTTAAAGCTTATTTTGCAAATTATTTAGATGATGTTGACGCCATTGAAGACAAACTTGAGAGTTTATTTGATACCAACAACGATGAAAACCCCTTCACAGCCGAAGAGACCCGCCGAATGGTTGACCTGGTGGAAGATGTGCGCATTGTCGACCCGGCGGTGGGCTCTGGCGCCTTCCCGATGGGGGCGCTGAATAAGCTGGTGTTTATCCTTGCCAAACTGGATAAGGATAATGTTTTATGGAAAAAGGCACAGCTTGACGGAGCGGATGCCATCTCTGACCCGGCGGTGCGCGCCAATGTGAAGGAAAGCATTCAAAATTATTTTCGAGAAAAAGACGCCAATTACGGCAGGAAGCTGTATTTAATCCAAAAATGTATTTATGGCGTGGACATCCAGCAGATTGCAGTAGAGATTGCCAAACTGCGCTTTTTCATCGCCCTGCTGGTGGATGAGAAGGTTGACAAAAGCAAAGATAACTGGGGCATTGAACCGCTGCCCAATTTGGATTTTAAGATCATGCAGGGCAACAGCCTAATTTCAGAATACCTGGGTATCAAGTTCACGCTTGATGGAGATGGTGCTGATAAAAATGGAAACTTACACTTGTTCGCAGACGAAAACAAACAATATATTGAAGCATTCGATCAGAAGAAAACCGAATATCAAATTACTTCAGACCCCCGACATAAAAAGGCACTTCAAAAAGAAATTGAAGACCTATTAATAAAAATATTCGAGGATCTGGTGAAAAGACAGAAATCGAATTATTATCAGCGCTTGAAGGCGGTTGAGCGAAAATATGCCGATATTCCTGATCGTGCTTCCAGAGAAAATGCCATATCTGAAGAAAAACTACAGCTTGCAAAAAGCTTTGACTTTGATTTTTCTGCGGTCGAAGAACAGCTTCGACAGTTTACCAGCAGACAAAGAATTAAACCCTTCTTTCCTTGGGAAATGTACTTCTCAGAAGTGTTTTTAGAAAAGAATGGCTTTGATGTCATAATCGCCAACCCGCCCTATATTGGAGAGAAAGGACATAAAGAACTTTTTAGTGAGGTGAAGAAAGCTAACCTAAAAGAATATTACTTAGGGAAAATGGATTACTATTATTTTTTTATTCATCTTGCTTTCGACCTGGGAAACCCAGAATCCCAAATTGCCTTTATTACCACAAATTATTACCCAACAGCTACAGGTGCTGTGAAATTACGAGCAGATATCAATAAACGGGCATCAGTAAGAAAATTAATAAATTTGAACGAATTGACAATTTTTGAGTCTGCGCAGGGTCAACACAATATGATTTCACTCTTGTCGAAAGGCTATCAGCCCGATTTGATTGCACAAACCTGCATCACTAAAAGAAAAGGCATGATATCCCCTGAAATTTTTTCACGCATTGTCAACAAACTTGACGATCAAACAGGTTATTATCTTGTGCTACAAAAGTATCTGTATGATGATATAGATCACCAAATACGTTTGTCGGGGATTAAAAATTTGCAGTGCGATCCAATACAAACCGCATTGCAAAAAATGGCGAAATTCGGTTACCCTTTAGGTGAAATTTGTAATGTAAACCAGGGCATAGTGACTGGTGCAGACAAGGTGTCTAAATCACACATTAGAAAATTGAATATTGACGCAGAGGTCGGAGAAGGGATTTTTGTTCTAAATGGACAAGAAGTTGATGAACTAAACCCATTGAATTCGGACAAAAAGATTCTTAATCCCTGGTTTAAAAATTCAGATATAAACCGTTGGTTTACATCAATTACAACGCCTGAAAAGATACTTTATCTTCATAGAAAAAGTGAACCATCGGTGAGAATAATAAATCATCTTCGCAAGTATAAATCGATATTAGAAAACCGAAGAGAAGTAACAAATCATGTTATTGAGTGGTGGAAACTCCAGTGGCCTCGATCTGAGGATATATTTTTGGGACAAAAAATTGTAGTTCCTCAAAGAAGCCCAACCAATACTTTTGCTTACAATGATATACCCTGGTATGCAAGCGCAGATGTTTATTATATAACCGAAAAAAAGAAACAAGTCTCTCTTAAGTACCTCTTAGCACTTCTCAATTCTCACCTTTTATATGTTTGGCTGTATTTTCGTGGAAAGCGAAAGGGAGAAATGCTGGAGTTGTATCAAAAGCCACTATCTGAAGTACCTATCAAACTAATACCAAATTCACAGCAGAAACCCTTTGTTGACCTTGTTGATCAGTTATTATCATTGACCTATTCAAATAATTATTTCAATGACATGGATCAACAAAGGCAAGTTAGGACGTTGGAGTTAGAAATTGATCGATTAGTTTTTGAGCTCTATGAATTAACTGACGAAGAGATATCTGCTATAATGTCTTTTAACAATTAATTTGGAACTGTCTGAAACGTGTTAGATATAAGGAGAGCTGTGGCATGGAAAAAAATGAGGTCATACCAGCGTTTGAAATGCTATTGGATGAAATCGATGCTGTCGTTATGGCGTTGAATGAAGAAGGCGCACAACTGTTGACCGCGGGGAAGTACGCTGATGCGCGGGCATTGATTGCAAAGGTTGAGTCGATTAACGCCATTCGCGTAAAAGTACAATCATTGTCAGAGGAGTGGCGCAGGCTTTCATTCAAAACCGTCAAAAAACCGGGCAGAAAACCACGTCAAGCAAAGCTAAAGCCGACCGCCCGCCTGGGAAAAGGGATGCGAACGCCTGAAGAAGCCTTCAAATTGCCATTATTGAAAACGTTGATTGAGATGGGCGGCGCTGGCAGGGTGTCAGAAGTTTTGGACCGAATGGAAAATCATGTTAAGCCGATGCTTACAGAACCCGATTATGAACCATTGAGCTCAACCGATGAGTTTCGCTGGCGTAATACAGCGAAGTGGGCGCGACAGGAGCTGATTTATGACGGGTTGCTGGAAAAAGACTCTCCTTATGGGATTTGGACAATCAGTGATAAAGGGAGGGCATGGGTAGAAAAACAGTCACAAGAACCTATGCCATAGAATATTCACGAAAAGCAAACAAAAATTCAATTTCCTGGAGATAAGAATGAGAGTGCAGATCGGCCTGTAGCTTTAGAGCAAATCATTGAAGTTTGTCATGAAATATTTAACAACGGTAGAGATTACAATGAAGCAGTAAAACTGGTAGCCATGCGGAGAGGGCTCAAATCAGTTCATACGGTCTATGACAAATGCACCAGGCAGCTTGGATTAACGACGGCTGAATTCAAAGCGGTAACAGAAGATAAATATCAAATGATTAAGTTTCTAATCGATAGATTCCCGAATTATCAATCTTATATTGTTGAGCAGTTGGGACCGTAAAACTTTTATTTATACCCTTTTATTTTGTTGTGCTTCGTTTTTTGAAAATCAGGTGCATACCATATTTTGATAATTAAATAAAAACGAGAGATGGTGGAAATATGAATGACAGAGATGTAATGCCTGCCTTTGATATGCTTATGGAAGAATTGGATGCAATCGTGACCCATCTTAATCAGCAAGGCGCACAACTCATGCAAGCCAAGGAATACGCCCAGGCACGTGAGGTGATCGTTAAGGCAGAAGCGGTGCTGGCTTTTCAAGCAAAAGTGAAAGCGCTGCAGGAGGAATGGGTTCGCCTGTCAGTTTCATCGTCCAAAAAAACACCAAGAAAGAAACAGCCCGGTCAACGAGTTATGACAACGATGCTTAAACAGGGTTTAAGAACGCCCAATGAGGCGTTTATGCTGCCGATTCTACAGGCACTGGTTCAGTTAGGCGGCTCAGGTCGGGTTATTGAAGTGCTGGATCGGGTTGAAAGGATGATGAAAGAACAACTGAATAAATATGATTATGAATCGCTCCCTTCAAACCCAAAAGAACTACGATGGCGTAACAATGCCCAATGGGCAAGATTGAACCTGGTTCAAGCAGGCTATTTAGCGTCCGACTCGCCGCGTGGCATTTGGGAGATTTCGGAAGCGGGGCGGGCGTTGGTTTTAGAAGCTAAAGAATGACAGGGTGGTGTTGTTGAGATTGCTTGCCATGCGCTACGCTTGGGCACGCTACGCAGTCGTGCCTCGCAACGACAGAGATTGCTTACCCTTCGCTGCGCTTGGGCACGCTACGCAGTCGTGCCTCGCAATGACAGAGATTGCTTACCCTTCGCTGCGCCTGGGTACGCTAGGCAGTTGTGCCTCGCAATGACAGGGGGTGATGAGATTGCTTACCCTTCGCTGCGCTTGGGCACGCTACGCAGTCGTACCTCGCAATGACAGGACGAAGTGTGCCTCGCAATGACAGGACGAAGTGTGCCTTGCAATGACAGGACGATGCGTGCACGGCATGACCACGTCCCACGCCCAGAGCCATTAACGCAAAAATAGGGCAGGACCAAGCGACCTGCCCCCGGGTTTTTGCTACTGCATTCCTATTTCCTAATTCCTATGAACTATTCATTCCCCCCAGGTTCACACACGTTTTTCGATATAATCGAGAATGTCCTGAACGGTGCGGATATCTCGGGCGTCGTCATCTGAGATGGTGACGTCAAATTTCTCACAGAAACCGTCGACCAGGAAGAACTGATCCATCGAATCAGCTTTTAGATCTTCAATGAAGTTCGTTTCGGGGGTAATCGTATCAATATCGACTTTCATCACATCGGCGATAACTTCTTTGACCATTTGCAGGTAGTCGGACATGCCATGCCTCCTTTGTGGATTATAATAGTTAAAATTCTAACAAGCTCTGGGGTTCTGTCAAGGCTTAACCCCGGCTTACCATTAATTAACAGCAGACGATGAGAAAAGACACGCAAATCACAGCACGTAAAGAGGATCACCTGCGGGTCAACCTGGAGGAAGACGTGGCTTCTGGCGTGGCGAGCGGGCTGGAGGCTTACCGCCTGATCCACCAGGCGCTGCCCGAGCTGGCGCTGGACGAGGTCGAGTTGGGGCAAACGCTGTTTGGAATGCAGCAGCGCGTCCCGGTGCTGGTCTCGTCGATGACGGGGGGCACGGAGCGGGCGGCGCGCATCAACCGGCACCTGGCGCTGGCAGCCGAGCAGGTCGGGCTGGCGATGGGGGTGGGGTCGCAGCGGGCAGCGATTGAGAATCCCGAACTGGCGGAGAGCTTCAGGGTGAGAAAATTTGCACCGGGGATTTTGTTGTTTGCTAACCTGGGCGCGGTGCAACTCAATGCCGGGTACGGCGTCGATGAATGTCGGCGTGCAGTGGAGATGATCGATGCGAACGCGCTGGTTTTGCATCTCAACCCCCTGCAGGAGGCGCTGCAGCCCGAGGGGCAGACGGATTTCCGTAGCCTGGTTGAAAAGATTGCTGCTTTGAGGGTGAAGCTGGGCCTGCCGATCATCGTCAAGGAGGTCGGCTGGGGAATCAGCGTTGAGGCCGCGCGGCTGCTGTACGATGCTGGGGTTGACGCGCTGGACGTCGCTGGGGCGGGCGGCACCTCGTGGTCGCAGGTGGAGATGCATCGCCAGTCCGACCCGTATTGGGCTCAAACGGCAGTGGCTTTCCGCGATTGGGGCATTCCGACAGCCGAGTCCCTGCGCGCGGTGAAGCCGGTGTTTCACGACCGACCGGTGTTCGCCTCGGGCGGTCTGCGCACGGGGGTGGAGATTGCCAAATGCCTGGCGTTGGGCGCCTCACTGGGCGGGATGGCTGGCACTTTTTT from Brevefilum fermentans encodes:
- the fni gene encoding type 2 isopentenyl-diphosphate Delta-isomerase, encoding MRKDTQITARKEDHLRVNLEEDVASGVASGLEAYRLIHQALPELALDEVELGQTLFGMQQRVPVLVSSMTGGTERAARINRHLALAAEQVGLAMGVGSQRAAIENPELAESFRVRKFAPGILLFANLGAVQLNAGYGVDECRRAVEMIDANALVLHLNPLQEALQPEGQTDFRSLVEKIAALRVKLGLPIIVKEVGWGISVEAARLLYDAGVDALDVAGAGGTSWSQVEMHRQSDPYWAQTAVAFRDWGIPTAESLRAVKPVFHDRPVFASGGLRTGVEIAKCLALGASLGGMAGTFLRAADESLEATVRTMQMIVEQVRIAMFACGARNLAELNADKLAINLKAG
- a CDS encoding winged helix-turn-helix domain-containing protein → MNDRDVMPAFDMLMEELDAIVTHLNQQGAQLMQAKEYAQAREVIVKAEAVLAFQAKVKALQEEWVRLSVSSSKKTPRKKQPGQRVMTTMLKQGLRTPNEAFMLPILQALVQLGGSGRVIEVLDRVERMMKEQLNKYDYESLPSNPKELRWRNNAQWARLNLVQAGYLASDSPRGIWEISEAGRALVLEAKE
- a CDS encoding winged helix-turn-helix domain-containing protein, yielding MEKNEVIPAFEMLLDEIDAVVMALNEEGAQLLTAGKYADARALIAKVESINAIRVKVQSLSEEWRRLSFKTVKKPGRKPRQAKLKPTARLGKGMRTPEEAFKLPLLKTLIEMGGAGRVSEVLDRMENHVKPMLTEPDYEPLSSTDEFRWRNTAKWARQELIYDGLLEKDSPYGIWTISDKGRAWVEKQSQEPMP
- a CDS encoding Eco57I restriction-modification methylase domain-containing protein, which codes for MTSKILNDLIQDVNHDTLTRFFQDRSSLFRADKASLKEYETDQFKEGTKLGELPFGLIDHIIVCCFKVTRELSERSGKKAQYELAKKVIRDLSMDAGIFVFIGENGAFRFSLVYASYLGTKVDYSNFRRFTYYVSPQLTNKTFRQRIGEGDFSSLESIKEAFSVEKVTKEFYQKISYWYFWACQQCQFPKDAEAEENGRQVAVIRLITRMIFIWFMREMKLVPNNLFEKSFFKAALKNHDDANSTYYMAILQNLFFATLNTKPEERNFRSPVRGAKGINPDFGNQYKYRYQDLFHAPDQLTNYFGEIPFLNGGLFDCLDDKPQGRYVDGFTETKKFQPRVPNVLFFSPERTVDINAELGTTNRTYRVEGLINILSTYNFTIDENTLDDQDVALDPELLGKVFENLLASFNPETSTTARKATGSYYTPREIVDYMVEESLKAYFANYLDDVDAIEDKLESLFDTNNDENPFTAEETRRMVDLVEDVRIVDPAVGSGAFPMGALNKLVFILAKLDKDNVLWKKAQLDGADAISDPAVRANVKESIQNYFREKDANYGRKLYLIQKCIYGVDIQQIAVEIAKLRFFIALLVDEKVDKSKDNWGIEPLPNLDFKIMQGNSLISEYLGIKFTLDGDGADKNGNLHLFADENKQYIEAFDQKKTEYQITSDPRHKKALQKEIEDLLIKIFEDLVKRQKSNYYQRLKAVERKYADIPDRASRENAISEEKLQLAKSFDFDFSAVEEQLRQFTSRQRIKPFFPWEMYFSEVFLEKNGFDVIIANPPYIGEKGHKELFSEVKKANLKEYYLGKMDYYYFFIHLAFDLGNPESQIAFITTNYYPTATGAVKLRADINKRASVRKLINLNELTIFESAQGQHNMISLLSKGYQPDLIAQTCITKRKGMISPEIFSRIVNKLDDQTGYYLVLQKYLYDDIDHQIRLSGIKNLQCDPIQTALQKMAKFGYPLGEICNVNQGIVTGADKVSKSHIRKLNIDAEVGEGIFVLNGQEVDELNPLNSDKKILNPWFKNSDINRWFTSITTPEKILYLHRKSEPSVRIINHLRKYKSILENRREVTNHVIEWWKLQWPRSEDIFLGQKIVVPQRSPTNTFAYNDIPWYASADVYYITEKKKQVSLKYLLALLNSHLLYVWLYFRGKRKGEMLELYQKPLSEVPIKLIPNSQQKPFVDLVDQLLSLTYSNNYFNDMDQQRQVRTLELEIDRLVFELYELTDEEISAIMSFNN
- a CDS encoding acyl carrier protein, yielding MSDYLQMVKEVIADVMKVDIDTITPETNFIEDLKADSMDQFFLVDGFCEKFDVTISDDDARDIRTVQDILDYIEKRV